The window GACGGTCAGCCGTATCGAACAGCGCATGGCGTCCTACGAACAGATGCTGCATGGCGTACAGGGACTGGTGGCCGCCACGGGCGCGATCGATCGCAGCCAGTTCCGCGACTACGTCCAGGCGCTCAACCTGGACGCCAACTTCTCCGGCATCCAGGCCATCGCGGTGGAAGAATGGGTGCCGGCTGCGGCCTTGCCCGCGCATCTGGCGCGCATGGAGCGGCAAGGCCTGGAGGGCGGCTACCAGATCCGGCCCGCCGGCGAACGCAGCGCCTATGCCCCCACCGTGCTGCGTGAACCCTATGTGGGACGCAACCGTACGCCCTTCGGCTTTGACCAGTGGTCCGATCCGGTGCGCCGCAGCGCCATGGAAAAGGCCAGGGATTCCGGCATGGCCACCATCTCCGGCAAGGTCGAAGTACTGGCCGCCGATGGCCAGCGCTATCCCACCTTCATGATGTACCTGCCGCTCTATGAGCGCGGCAAGCCACCGACCACCATCGCACAACGGCGCGCCAGCCTGGTCGGCTGGGTCCACGCCACCTTCCGCATGAGCGACGTCATCGCCAGTCTCTATGGCGAGAATTCGCACACCATCGTCTTTTCCCTCTACGACGGCGTGCAGGCCACCCCGCAGGCCCTGCTCTACCAGTCGCGCCAGCATGAGGAAGCCCCCCAGGCAACCCGCCTGTCGGCCGATGAATACGTGGTCGTGGGCAACCACAACTGGACCCTGACGCTGCGTACCAACGCCGCCTTCCATGCGCAATTCGGACGCAATGCCGAACCCCTCATCGCCACCACCGGCATTGCCATGAGCCTGAGCCTGGCCCTGCTGGCCTGGCTGATGGTATCGAGCCGGGTGCGGGCGGTGCGGCTGGCGCAGAAGATGACGGCCGAGCTGCGCGCCAGCGAAGAACAGTTCCGCGCCATCGCCGATTGCACCGTCAACTGGGAAGTGTGGTGGGGCCTGGATGGACGGCCGCGCTGGATCAACCACGCAGTGCTGGACTACACCGGCTATACGGTGGAGGAATGCCTGGCCATGGACGACTTCATCGGCACCATCGCCCACCCGGAAGACGAACCGCGCATCCGCGCCGAGCTGGCCCGCTGCATGGACGGCCAGAAGCGCGAAGACGTCGAACTGCGCTGCGTGCGCAAGGATGGCTCGGTGTTCTGGCTGGCCCTGTCGTGCGCACCGATCCATGACGCCCAGGGGCGCTTCACGGGTTTCCGCACCAGCAGCCGCGACATCACCGATCGCAAGCAGATCGAGGCCGAGCTGCGCATCTCGGCAGTGGCCTTCGATTCCCGCGAGGGCATGCTCATCACCGACGCCAACAGCAAGATCCTGCGCGTGAACAAGGCCTTCACCGAGATCACCGGCTATAGCGCCGAAGAGATCGTCGGCAAGCACCCCAACCTGCTGCGCTCGGACCGCCACGGCCCGGCCTTCTTCCAGGAGATGCGCGAGAGCATCCGCCGCTTCGGCAAGTGGCAGGGCGAGATCTGGGACCGCCGCAAGAACGGCGAGGTCTATCCCGAATGGCTGACCATCTCGGCCGTGAAGAACAAGGACCAGCAGGTCACCCACTACGTGAGCACCCATCACGACATCAGCGACCGCAAGCTGGCCGAGGAGCGCATCCGCGAGCTGGCCTTCTTCGACGCCCTGACCCGCCTGCCCAACCGCACCTTGCTGCTGGACCGGCTCAAGCAGGCCATCGCCCTTTCGTTGCGCACCAAGACCTGCGCGGCCCTGCTGTTCATCGACCTGGATCACTTCAAGACCTTGAACGACACCATCGGCCACGAAAAGGGCGACACCCTCCTGAAACAGGTGGCCCAGCGCCTGCTGGCCAATGTGCGTGAAAACGATACCGTGGCGCGCGTGGGCGGCGACGAATTCGTGGTGGTGCTCGAAGGCCTCAACGAACTGCAACAGGAAGCGGCCACCCAGACCCGCGCCATCGGCGAGAAGATCCTCACGGCGCTGGGCTCGACCTACCAGCTCGACGATGTCGAATACCGCACCACCGCCAGCATCGGCGCCACGGTCTTCCTGGGTCGCGCGGCCTCGGTGGATGAGCTCAT is drawn from Herbaspirillum seropedicae and contains these coding sequences:
- a CDS encoding bifunctional diguanylate cyclase/phosphodiesterase codes for the protein MNWIRLILLPLVILVTGLGVTWTAWNHEREAANKELHTQFASVLRETVSRIEQRMASYEQMLHGVQGLVAATGAIDRSQFRDYVQALNLDANFSGIQAIAVEEWVPAAALPAHLARMERQGLEGGYQIRPAGERSAYAPTVLREPYVGRNRTPFGFDQWSDPVRRSAMEKARDSGMATISGKVEVLAADGQRYPTFMMYLPLYERGKPPTTIAQRRASLVGWVHATFRMSDVIASLYGENSHTIVFSLYDGVQATPQALLYQSRQHEEAPQATRLSADEYVVVGNHNWTLTLRTNAAFHAQFGRNAEPLIATTGIAMSLSLALLAWLMVSSRVRAVRLAQKMTAELRASEEQFRAIADCTVNWEVWWGLDGRPRWINHAVLDYTGYTVEECLAMDDFIGTIAHPEDEPRIRAELARCMDGQKREDVELRCVRKDGSVFWLALSCAPIHDAQGRFTGFRTSSRDITDRKQIEAELRISAVAFDSREGMLITDANSKILRVNKAFTEITGYSAEEIVGKHPNLLRSDRHGPAFFQEMRESIRRFGKWQGEIWDRRKNGEVYPEWLTISAVKNKDQQVTHYVSTHHDISDRKLAEERIRELAFFDALTRLPNRTLLLDRLKQAIALSLRTKTCAALLFIDLDHFKTLNDTIGHEKGDTLLKQVAQRLLANVRENDTVARVGGDEFVVVLEGLNELQQEAATQTRAIGEKILTALGSTYQLDDVEYRTTASIGATVFLGRAASVDELMKQADLAMYKAKETGRNALRFFDPAMQTAVLERATLEAGLRKAIDGNQLLLHYQPQVVEGGRVTGAEVLVRWQHPQRGMVPPGDFIPLAEETGLILSLGNWVLETACRQLATWAAQPQMADLSIAVNVSAPQLREPDFVQTVLDTIERTGANPRRLKLELTESLLVDNVEDIIQKMFALKAYGVEFSLDDFGTGYSSLSYLKRLPLNQLKIDQSFVRDVLIDPNDASIAKTIVNLAQSLGLGVIAEGVETDAQRSFLADAGCHAYQGYFFCRPVTVEAFEKFAQEFDPQFSAA